A region of the Mycobacterium sp. NBC_00419 genome:
CGCGATGAGCTGCCGGCAACGATCATCGTCAGCATCAGCCACCGCGCCACCATCGAGCAGTTTCACGGCCGGCGCCTTGAGTTGCTCGGTGACGGCGATTGGCGACTCGACAGAGTGGGCGCTTCGACATAGTGCCTCCAGCGCTCTGTTCTTAAGTTCTTAACCAGTCGCGGTACCTTGCCGGGATGGAGATGTTCACCCCAGCGATGAACTGGGGCGCCGAGCTTGTGCCGTCCCTTCTCTGGATCGTCAAAGCGTGGGCTATCGCTGCGGTCAGCACCCTGGCGATTCTGACGGCGATCATGCGGTTCACCGTGTGGGGCCGCCAGTTCTGGCGGATCACCGGGGCTTACTTCACCGGCCGCAGCAGCATCGGGGTCTGGCTGTGGCTGGCGTTGTTGTTACTGCTGGTGATCGCCGGTGTGCGGCTCGACGTGCTGTTCAGTTACCAGGGCAACGACATGTTCACCGCCTTCCAGGCGGTGGCGGCCGGAGTTGGTGGCGGCAACGAAGCGGTTAAGGAGTCCGGGGCGCACGGATTCTGGATGTCAATTCTGGTGTTCTCGGTGCTGGCCGCCATCCACGTGGTGCGCGTCATGGTCGACCTGTTCCTGATGCAGCGCTTCATGCTTGCCTGGCGGGCCTGGCTGACCGATCGGCTGACCGGCGACTGGCTGGACGGGCGGGCCTACTACCGCTCGCGCTTCATCGACGACACGATCGATAATCCAGACCAGCGGATCCAGTACGACATCGATATCTTCACCGCCGGCGTAGGCCCACTGCCCAATACGCCCAACAACACCACGACGGCGACCCTGCTTTTCGGTGCGGTGTCCTCGATTACCTCGATGATTTCGTTCACGGCGATTCTGTGGAACCTCTCGGGCACATTGGTGATATTCGGCGTCAGTATCCCCAAGGCGATGTTCTTCATCGGGCTGACTTATGTCTTCATCGCGACGATCGTGGTGTTCTGGATCGGCCGTCCGATCATTCGGTTGGCATTCGACAATGAGAAGTACAACGCCGCCTTCCGTTACGCGCTGGTCCGGCTGCGGGATGCATCCGAGGCGGTCGCCTTCTATCGGGGTGAGGTCGCCGAGCGGACGGGTCTGCGGCAGTTGTTCGTGCCCGTCGTATCCAATTACAAGCGGTACGTCAGCAGGATGATGGGATTTTACGGCTGGAACCTGTCGGTCAGTCAGATCATCGTTCCGCTGCCGTATCTGCTTCAGTTCCCGCGGTTTCTTGCCGGCGAAATACGGCTGGGTGATCTGTCGCAGAGCGCGTCGGCTTTCGGCAGCATTCAGAACGGGCTGTCCTTCTTCCGCAATGCTTACGACCAGTTCGCCGGCTACCGCGCCGCCATCATCCGCCTGCACGGCTTGGTCATCGCCAACGAGGAAGCCCGGGCCCTGCCCGAGTTGGTGAAGGAGGATTGCATAGACGGGACCGTTCAGTTCAACAAAGTCGAAGTGCGTACCCCCGACGGCCAGCAGCTGGTCGATCCGATCGATCTGCACCTGGCACCCGGCGAAACGCTGGTGATCAAGGGCCAATCCGGTACTGGAAAGACCACACTATTGCGGAGCCTGGCGCAAATGTGGCCGTACGCCTCCGGGGAGATGAAGTGCCCGGGCGGCGACAACGCGACGATGTTCTTGTCCCAGATGCCCTATGTGCCCCTCGGCGATCTGCGGGCGGTGGTCTCGTATCCGAACGAGGAAGGCACCGTCGACGACACGCAGCTGCGTCGGGTACTCGAGCAGGTCGCGCTGCCCCACCTCATCGAACGGCTTGACGAAGTCCAGGACTGGGCCAAGGTGTTATCCCCGGGCGAGCAGCAGCGCATCGCATTCGCCCGAATCTTGCTGACCAAACCCAAAGCGGTCTTCCTCGACGAGTCCACCTCGGCTCTTGATGAGGGGTTGGAGTTGATGCTCTACAACCTGGTCCGGTCCGATCTACCCAACATGATCCTGGTCAGCGTGAGCCACCGGAGCTCGGTCGACAAACATCACAGCAAGCATCTCGAACTTCTGGGTGAAGGCAGGTGGCGGCTCGGGCGGGTCGAGGGTAGCGAACCGGCCAGGGTCTGATCTGACGCCGAGGAGTCACTCCCGTGGAGATGTACAAGCCCTCGTTGGACTGGAGCAACGAGATCCCGAACTCGCTGCTGTGGGCCGCCAAGGCGTGGGCGATCAGCGCGGTGGTCGCGGTCCTCGTGCTGGTACTGCTGGCCCGCTACACGGTCTGGGGCCGGCAGTTCTGGCGGATCACCGGGGGCTACTTCCGCGGGCGCTCCAGCTGGAAGGTGTGGGCCTGGCTGGGTGTGCTGCTGTTCTCCACGATGATCGCGGTACGCCTCGACGTGCTGCTGAGCTACTACAGCAACGACCTCTACTCGTCGCTTCAGGTGGCATTCGAGGGCGCCGGCGCCGGTAACACGGCGGTCCGCGACTCGGGGGTCAACGGATTCTGGCTTGCCATAGTGACTTTCGCGCTGATCGCGACGGTTTACATCAGCAGGCAGATCGTCGACATCTACCTCATGCAGCGGTTCATCATCCGCTGGCGGGTGTGGCTGACCGACCGGCTCACCGGCGACTGGCTCGGCCAGGAGGCCTACTACCGCGGCCGGTTCATCGAGAAGCCGATCGACAACCCCGATCAGCGCATCCAGATGGATATCGACGTCTTCACCACATGCACTGGCGCAGAGACCAATACGCCCACCGTCGGCACGTCGACCACGCTGCTGTTCGGTGCGATCAACTCGTTGGTGTCGGTGGTGTCGTTCACCCCCATCCTATGGAATCTGTCCGGCCCGCTGACCTTCTTCGGCTTCACCCTGGGCCACGCGCTGTTCTGGCTGGTGCTGGCCTACGTCGCGGTGGCCACCGTCATCGCGTTCTGGATCGGCAAGCCGCTGATCCTGCTGAGCTTCCGCAACGAGCTGACCAATGCCGCGTTCCGCTACGCCCTGGTGCGGTTGCGCGACGCCGCCGAGGCGATCGGGTTCTACCGCGGCGAGACCGCCGAACGAACCATCCTGGGCTCGCGGTTCTCCGCGATCATCGCCAACTACCGGGCCTTCGTGGTGCGCAGTCTCTACCTTCTGGGCTGGAACCAGACGATGAGCCAGATCATCACGCCGCTGCCGCTGGTGGTCCAGGCGCCCCGGTTGTTCGCCGGGCAGATCACCTTCGGCGATGTCACCCAGTCCTCGAGCGCGTTCCTCAACATCCATGACTCGTTGGCCTTCTTCCGCAGCGTCTACGACTCGTTCGCCGCCTACCGGGCCACCATCATCCGACTTGACGGACTGGTCGACGCCAACGAACATGCGCGCGAACTACCACGTTTGAACGCGCGGGAAAGTCTCGACGGCACAGTCGAATTGCGCGAGGTGCAGGTGTGCCGCCCCAACGGCGACGTCCTGATCGACGGTCTCGACCTTCGACTGGAGCCGGGTGAGGCGCTGGTCATCACGGGGCCGTCCGGGTGCGGCCGCACCACGCTGCTGCGCAGCATCGCCCGGTTGTGGCCATACAGTTCGGGCACCGTGTGCCAGCCGGCTGGGGCGCAGACGATGTTCCTGTCCCAGGTTCCCTACGTCCCGCTCGGCGACCTGCGTGCGGTGCTGACCTATCCGGCGGTGGAGGCCAGCATTCCCGACGAGCAACTAGTAGCCGCGCTCGACGACGTGGCACTGGGGCACCTGGGCACCAGGCTCGACGAGGGGCAGGACTGGGCGAAGGTGCTCTCCCCCGGTGAGCAACAACGCATCGCCTTCGCCCGCGTCCTGCTGACCGAACCCAAGGCGGTGTTCCTCGACGAGGCGACCTCGGCGGTCGACGAGGGCCAGGAATATGCGCTGTACCGGCTGTTGCGCAGCCGGTTGCCGGACTGCATCGTGGTGTCGGTGACCCACCGCAGCACCGTCGAACAGCATCATCAGCACCACTTGCGACTGCTCGGCGGCGGGGCCTGGGAAATCGACCGCAGGGCCGACCCGGTGGGTGTCTGAAGCTCAGCGCCGCAACGGTTTACAGTGCGCGGGTGAGGGCGAAATCATCGCCGCGGGTGGCGACGCCGAAGGCATGCGGCGCGGCGAAATGGGCGGGCATCAGCACGGCGTCGCGTTCGACGGCGGCCTCCAGAAGAGACCGGCGGCTGGCCGCCGACAGCTGACTGTCGGCGCAGAAAGCACTATTCCAGTCGGGCCGGTACACCTGTAAGGCCGAGTGCATCGAGTCGCCGGAGAACACGGCGCTTCCTCGCGAACCGCTGAGCCAGCCGATGCTGTGCCCCGGGGTGTGGCCGGGACACAGCTCCAGCCGCAGGTGGTCGTCGACGTCGACGCCCTCGCCGTCCCACAACTCCACCATGTCGCGGTCGAACACGGGCTTGACGGAATCCTCGAAGACGAAGCCGTTGAAGCCTGTTGCGCTCTCCTGCTCCGTCGCCGGTCTCCAGAACTCGTACTCACGCCTGTTGATGTAGTAGCGCGCATTCGGGAAAGTCGGCACCCACTGCCCGTCGACCAGCGTCGTGTTCCAGCCCACGTGATCGGCGTGCAGATGGGTGCACACCACGGCGTCGACCTCGTCGGGGGTGATGCCTGCGGCCAGCAGCTGCTGCAGCCAGTCGGTGTCGAGCATGCCGATGTTGGGCGGGTTGCGCTGCTTGTGATTGCCATTGCAGGTGTCGACCAGGATCGTCTTCTGCGGTGTGCGCACAGCCCAGGTGTGCATGCTGAGCAGAATGCTGTCCGATTCGGGCACCAGCAGTTGGGCCATGGTGTCGGGACCCAGGTCGGCAAGACCCTCCGCGTCGAATGCGGGGATCAGCAGACCGGCGGGCACCGCCATCCCGTAGCTCTCCTCGATGCGTGCGACGGTGACGCCGCCGAGGTCGATCACGCTGTGGCCCACTGCTTTTCAGGCCGTTGCGCGCCGGGCGGCGTGCGCTCCGGCGCGCCTGCCGAAGAATGAGCCTTCCCCGAGCTGGGTGCCGCTGGAGTAGCCCTTGCCGTCCTGGGCGATGTTGGAGGCGCACGCGCCGGCGGCATACAGGCCCGCAACCACGCTGCCGTCGGCACGCTCGACCTCGCCGTCGACGGTGGTGGCCAGCCCGCCCATCGTGAAACCGGAATACATCGCCCGGCCCAGCGACAGGTCGAACACCGCGTATGGACCGCTGTCCTGAGCGGCCAGGTATTCGGGTTGCTTGTGGAAGTCCGGGTCCTCACCCTTGGCGGCGAACTCGTTGTAGCGCGCCAGGGTTGCCGCCAGGTTGCCGGCCGGGATCCCCAGGGCGGTCTCGATCTCCTCGATCGTCTCGTATCCGTCGAGGAACTTGATCAGCGGCATTGCCGGCATCTCGGTGTGGGCTTCGTCGACGATGAGATAGGCCACCTGCTCAGGCTGCTCCAGGACGAAGGCAGACGTGCGCGAGTGGTAGGAATCCTCGGTGACGAACCGCTTGCCTTGCGCGTTGACGATCACGCCGGTCAGCAGGATCTCCGGCGGGTAGGCGGCGGCGGTGATGAACTTCTCGTCCATGAATTTCGCTGCACCACCGACGGATTCGCCCAACTTGATGCCGAGGCCGTCGTCGTTGGGATTGCCCAGGATGTACGGCGCGACGAGGCCGTGGTGCTTGGTCTTGCGGGGCTGGCCGAGTTCGGGAGTGTGGGCGGCCACCATGTCGGGGTTCATCACGAATCCACCGGCGGCGATCACCACCGCCTTGGCCTTGATCGCCCCGGTCTCGGTGAAGCGCTTCCACCGCACGCCGACCACGGCGCCGTCATCGACGACGAGGTTGGTGGCACCGGTCTCGTAGCGCACCTGCACGCCCAACTCGTCGGCCCGCTTGACCAGCAGGTCGATCACCATCGATGCACCGCCGAGTTCACCGGGCACCGGGACCGAGTGTCCGCGCGGTGCCGGTGTGGCCTGCTCGCAGTACGGCCACACCTTCTCGTTGCCGGTGTAGGACAGCCCTTCGGTGCCCGGCGGGACGACCACTTTGCCCGGGTAGAAGCTGCGCTCGAATTCGAAGCCGAGGTCCTCGAGCCAGTCGAAGTGTTCGACGCTGCCATCGGAGTAGGCGCGGATCTTGTCGAGTTCGGGGTCACGCGACACTGCGACGAGGTACTTGTACATCTCCTCGGCGGTGTCGGGATGTCCGGTGGCGATTTGAACGGCGGTGCCGCCGCCGAGGTAGAAGTGTCCGCCGGCCATCGAGGTGGTTCCGCCGGCGGCGGCGGCCTTCTCCAGAACCAGCACCCGCGCGCCCTGCGCGGCGGCGGCCACGGCGGCGCATCCCCCGCCGATACCGAAGCCGAGAACCAGTACGTCGACGTCGTCGGACCACTCGGTCACCTCGGAGGCGTTGACGGTCGCGGGAATGTCGAGGCCACTCATTGCTGCTGCTCCTGTTTCACATGGTCGAAGAACGCCTTGATTTCCGTTGGGATGTAGGCGATTTCCAGGTAGGGCACCCCGGCCGCGGCGGCGGACAGGTAGGCGAACTTCATGCCGCCGGCCATCTCGCCCTGCGCGACGACGGTCGAGGCAGCGGCGGCCTGCGTCAGGGCCGCGTCGAAGTCGTCGGCTTCCACGCAGATGTGGTGCAGACCGGGTCCGCACTCGGCGAGAAATTCGGTGTAGATGCTGTCGCCACCGGTCGGCGCGATGATCTCCAGCTGGGTGTCCCCCGCGTAGCTCAGCGAGATGTCGGCCCGGTAGTCGGCCGGTTCACCGCGGTGGACGCAGGTGTCCGGGCCGAAGTGCACGTCGGGCATCCGGAACCACTTCTTGGCGCCGAGCAGCGCGGACAGCGTCGCCTCGGTGGCGCCGAGATCGTCGGTTACCCAGGCAATCTGGACAGGTGTCTGGTTTGTCATCGCTACGAGGATATCGCCGCGCCGCCCACATGGCTAGAACGTGTTCTAGTTCGGCGTCGCGCCGCCGAGGAGGTCGACGACGAGCCGGATCTGATGGTCGAACAGCGCATCGGTGTCGGCGAAGGTGTCCGCACCGTACTGGCCGAAGACTTCGAGGCAGATCGCACCCACGACGGCGCCCCACACCGTGGTGCACCGCACCATCAATGAATCGTCGCCGGGAAAGTCGAACTCGGCCCGGAGTCTTTGCAGGTCTGCCGAAAGTGGCTGTGCGACATGGTCATCGGTGCGCCCTATCGCGTCGGCGACCACACCCTTGCCGACCGCGTCGAACAGTGCGCCGACCACCCGGGTGCCGGGGCCGATGGTCAGCTCCGGTGGTGCGTGGTAGCCCGGCACCGGGCTGCCGTAGAGCAGTGCCCAGCACGCCGGCTGCTCCAGCGCCCACCCGCGCATCGCGTGGGCGATGGCCGCCACCTCGGCCCGCCAGTCACCCTCTGCCGTCTCGCGGGCCCGCTCGACGCGCTCGGCCAGCTCGGAGTACGTGGCCACCAGCAACAGGGTGAGCAGTTCGTCACGGCTGGCGACGTAGCGGTAGACCGCCGAGGATGCCATGCCCAGATCGCGCGCGATGGCCCGCACCGATAATCCGGCGGCCCCCTCGGTGACGAGCTGTCGGCGCGCGAGCTCGAGGATCTGTGCCTCGATCCGCTGCCGGGACTCCAGTCGCTTGCCCATCCGGACAGTCTGACACGAAAAGAGATCACTGCTCTTGTTTTTCTGGAGGTGGCGTGCCACGCTAGAACGAGAGCACTGCTCACACTTTGATCCGAGGAGGTCCAATGTCCATCCACTACGACCAGCCCACCATGGTTGCCCGCTGCTTCAACACCGTCATCCGGCACCTCGCTGAACTCGGCGTCAGCGTCGCCGGCACCCGCGCCCTGCGGGTGCGAGGCCGGACCACTGGCGTCATGCGCCCCGTCGTCGTCAACGTCCTGCGCGTCGACGGCGTCGACTACGTGGTCTCACCGCGCGGGAACACCCAATGGGCGCGCAATGCGCGGGCGGCCGGCGTTGTCGAAGTCGGCCCGCGCTGGCGGCGCCGGACGGTAGCGGTGACCGAGGTCGCCGACACGGCCAAACCGGCATTGCTGCAGCGGTATCTGGACCGGTGGTACTGGGAGGTCAAGGGGCATATCGCCGGGTTGACCCCGACGTCGCCCCTCGAGGAGATGCGGACGGCGGCGCCGTTGATCCCGGTGTTCGCGCTGGCACGGGCATAACTGCTACGCGAGACTGAACTGACGCAGCGACAGTGCGGTGTTTCTGCGTCAGATCACTCTCGCGAAGCGGCCGCCGTCACCCCTGCTGCTGGGAGGCGGCGATGTTCACGACGCCACCGACGTCCTCGCGGACCTGCTGGCCGGTGGCCTGCCAGGACACCGCGGCGGGCAGCGCACCCCAGGTGCTGTTGAACAGCCCCACGATCACGGCCTTGTTGTTGTCGACCAGCATGTAGACCGGCCCGCCGGAGTCACCCTTCTTGCTGACCACACCGTTGTTCATGGTGAACCAGCCGTTGTTGACCCGCTCGATGGACCCGCAGCTCTCGCCGGTGATGACGCCGAAATGGCACACCGGCTGTCCGACCGCCATCGGCGGGGCCGGATCGGCGACCAGCTGGCGGCCACCGGGAAGGAAGTTGTTGACCGTGACGTCGGCGGCCAGTCCGATGGTCTCGTAATCGGAGATCACCTCGTCGGTCCGGACCACCGAGCCGTCGGGGGTGTTGTCCCGGAACGTCGAGACCATGCCGATGAATCGGCCGTCTTTGTCGGTGACCGGCCCGCTGCCGCGGCAGTGCCCGGCCGAGAACGCGATTCGCTGGACCGGGTCGACATAGCCCAGGGTGCAGACATTGCTGTCCTGGTGGATTTCCATGCCGGGGTAGACGACGACGCCGGGCTCGGCTTGCGCCGCGGGGGCGACAGTCGAGCACAGCGCCGCGGCCAACGCCGCGGCGACGGCATATCGCAGAGGTAAGCGGGCCACCTTACTCCCCGATCGCTCGGCGACCCGTCAACGACGCGGTCGCAATAGTGTGTCGACTTTGTATCGGCGTAGCCCGCCGATCGTTACCAACGCACTATTGCGTACCCGCGTCGTTCCCGCAGGAATCCCGATTAAGGGATGGTGACGACCTGCCCGATGTTGATCAGGTCAGGGTTGGCGATGCCGCTGGCCGCGGCGATCTCCGGGTAGCGGTTGCCATCGCCGTAGAAGCGCTCGGCGATCGCGAACAAGGTGTCACCAGCCACGACGGTGTAGGTGCGCGGCTCGGGAGCCGGCGGCGGGGGCGGCGGGGTGGTCTCCTCGACGGCCACCGGAGCGACCTCGACGACCTCTTCCTCGACCGCGGGCGGCGGCGGGGCGTCGGTCTCGGTGCGCGACGACCAGGCCGGCCCGTCAGCGGCGTAGAGCACGACGTTGCGGTCGTCCTGGACGACCAGCTTCACGCTCTTCTTGCCCTTGGTGTCGGTGTGCCACACCGGCTTGTCAGCGGTGTAGAGCACGAAGTTGCCGTCGGTCTGCACCTCGGCGCGCACGATGTCCTGGCCGTTGGTGCCGGTCGCCCAGACCGATTCGCCGCGAGCGGCGAGCACGAGGTTGCCGTCCTCCTGCAGGGTCAGGGTGTAGGCCCCGTTGGGCGAGGTGAGCGAATCGCCCTTGCCCAGCTGCTGTCCTTCGGTGAGTGTGTCTCCCACGAAATTTTCCTCCTGTAAGCCGCCCTCTTCTTGGGCGCGCGCACGAAGCCTACTGAGGAAACGCGACGTCGTGGTGGGTTGTGATCAAGACGACGGTAAACACACAGGGAACGGCAATCTAAGCAAACCCAAACCGCTGATCTACGAGTCGAACCCGAGCCCGAAGCGGTCCAGGGTGCGCAGGAAGACGTTGCGTTTGCCCGCATTGTGATCGGCCCGGTCCAGCGACCACTTGGTGGTCTGAATTCCGATGCTGGCGATCGGTTCCGGCGGGAACGGCAACGGCTTGCGGTTGACCATCTCCAACTCGGTGCGCTCGGTCGGGCGACCGCTCAGCAAGTCCAGGCAGACGTCGGCGGCGAACCGGGCGGCGCCCACACCGAGACCGGTGAACCCGTTGACGTAGGCGATGCGCCCGCGGCCGGCCAGCCCCCAGTGCGCGCAGAACCGGGTGTTGGTGTCGATCGCTCCGGCCCAGCGGTGGGTGAACTTGACGTCCTCGAGCTGCGGGAAGGTGATGAAGAAGTGCGCCGCGAGCCGGCGGTAGGTCTCGGGCCGGTCCTCGTACATCGGGTCAACCCGCCGGCCGTAGTGGTAGACCGCGTCGTAGCCGCCCCACACGATCCGGTTGTCGGCCGACAGCCGGTAGTAGTGGAACTGGTTGGAACTGTCGCCAATCCCGGGGCGTGAACGCCAGCCGATGCTGTCCAGTTGAGACTCCGACAGCGGCTCGGTCGCCAGCACGTAGTCGTATACCGGCACGGTGTAGAGCCGGTTGCGGCGCAGCAGGCTCGGGAACACGTTGGTGGCCAACACAACCTGGTCGGCGGTGATCGCCCCGCCGCGGGTGCTCACCCGCACCGACGAGCGTTCGCGCTCCACCGATACGGCGGGGGTGTGCTCGAAGATCTGCACACCGTGTTCGGTGGCCGCCCGGGCCAGCTCGAACACCAGTCGCGCCGGATGCACGATCGCGCAGGTCTG
Encoded here:
- a CDS encoding ABC transporter ATP-binding protein/permease; its protein translation is MEMFTPAMNWGAELVPSLLWIVKAWAIAAVSTLAILTAIMRFTVWGRQFWRITGAYFTGRSSIGVWLWLALLLLLVIAGVRLDVLFSYQGNDMFTAFQAVAAGVGGGNEAVKESGAHGFWMSILVFSVLAAIHVVRVMVDLFLMQRFMLAWRAWLTDRLTGDWLDGRAYYRSRFIDDTIDNPDQRIQYDIDIFTAGVGPLPNTPNNTTTATLLFGAVSSITSMISFTAILWNLSGTLVIFGVSIPKAMFFIGLTYVFIATIVVFWIGRPIIRLAFDNEKYNAAFRYALVRLRDASEAVAFYRGEVAERTGLRQLFVPVVSNYKRYVSRMMGFYGWNLSVSQIIVPLPYLLQFPRFLAGEIRLGDLSQSASAFGSIQNGLSFFRNAYDQFAGYRAAIIRLHGLVIANEEARALPELVKEDCIDGTVQFNKVEVRTPDGQQLVDPIDLHLAPGETLVIKGQSGTGKTTLLRSLAQMWPYASGEMKCPGGDNATMFLSQMPYVPLGDLRAVVSYPNEEGTVDDTQLRRVLEQVALPHLIERLDEVQDWAKVLSPGEQQRIAFARILLTKPKAVFLDESTSALDEGLELMLYNLVRSDLPNMILVSVSHRSSVDKHHSKHLELLGEGRWRLGRVEGSEPARV
- a CDS encoding VOC family protein → MTNQTPVQIAWVTDDLGATEATLSALLGAKKWFRMPDVHFGPDTCVHRGEPADYRADISLSYAGDTQLEIIAPTGGDSIYTEFLAECGPGLHHICVEADDFDAALTQAAAASTVVAQGEMAGGMKFAYLSAAAAGVPYLEIAYIPTEIKAFFDHVKQEQQQ
- a CDS encoding nitroreductase family deazaflavin-dependent oxidoreductase, producing MSIHYDQPTMVARCFNTVIRHLAELGVSVAGTRALRVRGRTTGVMRPVVVNVLRVDGVDYVVSPRGNTQWARNARAAGVVEVGPRWRRRTVAVTEVADTAKPALLQRYLDRWYWEVKGHIAGLTPTSPLEEMRTAAPLIPVFALARA
- a CDS encoding ABC transporter ATP-binding protein/permease, whose translation is MYKPSLDWSNEIPNSLLWAAKAWAISAVVAVLVLVLLARYTVWGRQFWRITGGYFRGRSSWKVWAWLGVLLFSTMIAVRLDVLLSYYSNDLYSSLQVAFEGAGAGNTAVRDSGVNGFWLAIVTFALIATVYISRQIVDIYLMQRFIIRWRVWLTDRLTGDWLGQEAYYRGRFIEKPIDNPDQRIQMDIDVFTTCTGAETNTPTVGTSTTLLFGAINSLVSVVSFTPILWNLSGPLTFFGFTLGHALFWLVLAYVAVATVIAFWIGKPLILLSFRNELTNAAFRYALVRLRDAAEAIGFYRGETAERTILGSRFSAIIANYRAFVVRSLYLLGWNQTMSQIITPLPLVVQAPRLFAGQITFGDVTQSSSAFLNIHDSLAFFRSVYDSFAAYRATIIRLDGLVDANEHARELPRLNARESLDGTVELREVQVCRPNGDVLIDGLDLRLEPGEALVITGPSGCGRTTLLRSIARLWPYSSGTVCQPAGAQTMFLSQVPYVPLGDLRAVLTYPAVEASIPDEQLVAALDDVALGHLGTRLDEGQDWAKVLSPGEQQRIAFARVLLTEPKAVFLDEATSAVDEGQEYALYRLLRSRLPDCIVVSVTHRSTVEQHHQHHLRLLGGGAWEIDRRADPVGV
- a CDS encoding MBL fold metallo-hydrolase translates to MIDLGGVTVARIEESYGMAVPAGLLIPAFDAEGLADLGPDTMAQLLVPESDSILLSMHTWAVRTPQKTILVDTCNGNHKQRNPPNIGMLDTDWLQQLLAAGITPDEVDAVVCTHLHADHVGWNTTLVDGQWVPTFPNARYYINRREYEFWRPATEQESATGFNGFVFEDSVKPVFDRDMVELWDGEGVDVDDHLRLELCPGHTPGHSIGWLSGSRGSAVFSGDSMHSALQVYRPDWNSAFCADSQLSAASRRSLLEAAVERDAVLMPAHFAAPHAFGVATRGDDFALTRAL
- a CDS encoding TetR/AcrR family transcriptional regulator — translated: MGKRLESRQRIEAQILELARRQLVTEGAAGLSVRAIARDLGMASSAVYRYVASRDELLTLLLVATYSELAERVERARETAEGDWRAEVAAIAHAMRGWALEQPACWALLYGSPVPGYHAPPELTIGPGTRVVGALFDAVGKGVVADAIGRTDDHVAQPLSADLQRLRAEFDFPGDDSLMVRCTTVWGAVVGAICLEVFGQYGADTFADTDALFDHQIRLVVDLLGGATPN
- a CDS encoding FAD-binding protein encodes the protein MSGLDIPATVNASEVTEWSDDVDVLVLGFGIGGGCAAVAAAAQGARVLVLEKAAAAGGTTSMAGGHFYLGGGTAVQIATGHPDTAEEMYKYLVAVSRDPELDKIRAYSDGSVEHFDWLEDLGFEFERSFYPGKVVVPPGTEGLSYTGNEKVWPYCEQATPAPRGHSVPVPGELGGASMVIDLLVKRADELGVQVRYETGATNLVVDDGAVVGVRWKRFTETGAIKAKAVVIAAGGFVMNPDMVAAHTPELGQPRKTKHHGLVAPYILGNPNDDGLGIKLGESVGGAAKFMDEKFITAAAYPPEILLTGVIVNAQGKRFVTEDSYHSRTSAFVLEQPEQVAYLIVDEAHTEMPAMPLIKFLDGYETIEEIETALGIPAGNLAATLARYNEFAAKGEDPDFHKQPEYLAAQDSGPYAVFDLSLGRAMYSGFTMGGLATTVDGEVERADGSVVAGLYAAGACASNIAQDGKGYSSGTQLGEGSFFGRRAGAHAARRATA
- a CDS encoding LysM peptidoglycan-binding domain-containing protein is translated as MGDTLTEGQQLGKGDSLTSPNGAYTLTLQEDGNLVLAARGESVWATGTNGQDIVRAEVQTDGNFVLYTADKPVWHTDTKGKKSVKLVVQDDRNVVLYAADGPAWSSRTETDAPPPPAVEEEVVEVAPVAVEETTPPPPPPAPEPRTYTVVAGDTLFAIAERFYGDGNRYPEIAAASGIANPDLINIGQVVTIP
- a CDS encoding Rv1815 family serine proteinase, with translation MARLPLRYAVAAALAAALCSTVAPAAQAEPGVVVYPGMEIHQDSNVCTLGYVDPVQRIAFSAGHCRGSGPVTDKDGRFIGMVSTFRDNTPDGSVVRTDEVISDYETIGLAADVTVNNFLPGGRQLVADPAPPMAVGQPVCHFGVITGESCGSIERVNNGWFTMNNGVVSKKGDSGGPVYMLVDNNKAVIVGLFNSTWGALPAAVSWQATGQQVREDVGGVVNIAASQQQG
- a CDS encoding NAD(P)/FAD-dependent oxidoreductase gives rise to the protein MQTVFDRHVNPELIARSLGSAAFGSMWLDIPRPEYPPLPGALSCDLLVVGGGYAGLWTALHAAERNPGARVVLIEAERVGWAASGRNGGFVEASITHGAENGKSRWPDEFDRLEELGLANLDGMQADIEAHGMKVDWERTGMLTVATEPHQVHWLKESAQDGDGQFLDEAAVRAEVASPTYLGGLFAAQTCAIVHPARLVFELARAATEHGVQIFEHTPAVSVERERSSVRVSTRGGAITADQVVLATNVFPSLLRRNRLYTVPVYDYVLATEPLSESQLDSIGWRSRPGIGDSSNQFHYYRLSADNRIVWGGYDAVYHYGRRVDPMYEDRPETYRRLAAHFFITFPQLEDVKFTHRWAGAIDTNTRFCAHWGLAGRGRIAYVNGFTGLGVGAARFAADVCLDLLSGRPTERTELEMVNRKPLPFPPEPIASIGIQTTKWSLDRADHNAGKRNVFLRTLDRFGLGFDS